In Acipenser ruthenus chromosome 25, fAciRut3.2 maternal haplotype, whole genome shotgun sequence, the sequence TGTGCTGTTCTCACGTTTCTATAAAAGCACAAAAAGCgattattttctgtaaaaaaaacatcattttgtACCATGGATCCGAGTGGCCATGGTTTTAGCTGTTTCGCAGTTAACCACTGGCACGTGATAGTAATAAATCAGACATAGCCAGCTCCTCTCCTGGCCTGGATAGAGAGCAAGAGATTTAGTTTAAAAACTGTTACTAACAATCAATAATGCGTCCATACATTTCTTTATATAGAAACAATAACAGAGAGTTATTAACAGCAGGTTATAGCAATGCAGTGTAGTAAGAACATGCAGGCAACCTTATCGTTTTATTCTCAAAACCCAGTAACTGGTATTCCTTGGTAATTGCCTTCAAAGTAACAGCATTTATGGATTATTTATAAAAGGATCCTTAAGCTGAAGTGAGACTGAGGTGTCTAGGTTTGATTTGGATGGAGAGGATTTCAGCTTCGGAATGTGGAATAAGGAGATCCTTCTGTGGGTTAACGTACAGGGCAGTATGTCTGTACACCCCGACTAGGCACTGGTCTTTGTTGTTGGTTGGTGTTTCAGTGTGGGGCTGGTGGATTGGATTGGATAGGTGTGGAAGGTGGTCCCCTTATCCTGGCCAGTCAGGTTAGTGACTGGGTGTAGAGTCAGATCCCCTACCCAGTCGTCGCTGTATCATTAACAAACGTACACGTGACATTTTCACAATGAAGACGAGCCACACGATCAGCTGTACTGACTGTAACGGTCTTGTATGCAAGGCAGCTACAACAGACCAGCTTGTTTGTTCTTGTGTCGATAGTATTGGTTCTTAGAACTCCAGTTTCAGACTGGCCTGCTGGGTTGCAGTTGTCAGATCCCAGCTAAGCCATTAGTGAGGACATCAGTACAGCCAGACAGActaaactgtttttgtttgtttttttaattcctccCCGAGATCAGGAATGGAAATGATTCGTACGGGACACAGCTGGGGAACCGAAGCCTTGTCCTGTCACTGCGGAGCACAGTGAGGTTGTTGTGCTGTTACTGCAGTTAGGTAATCGGCATGAAACCAGTAAAGGGGGCCAGTTTAAAGAACGTTTGAAGACGAGCTTAGTATGGGCATGAAATATCAGAGAAATCTTAATGAAGTTCTTCTTGTATCATTTTCCGTATCACTTATCACCTCCTGGTGACTTTCTAAAACGCAGGCGTTTATACCATCCCTGCGCTctcaactgagctctcagaatAGAAACAAAATTCAAAGTACAACATTTCTGATGCTTGTAATACCAGACTCTTGGAGCAAATGTAGTATTTCTGATTTCGACTAGGGGCAGAGTATTCCAAGGGGACCAGATGTATTTACACGTTTAGACATGTTTCTGGGAGCTCTGTTTTGTGACGACCAAAACGGGAAATGATAGAAAAGTAAATCGAAACATCAGCAAGAAAGCACTAGTTAGGATAACTCCACACCCATTGCAAGTTCCCTTTTAACACCAGTCTGTATTCTGAGgggaaggagaaaaaaaagacagggaaagaaaaatcaaattaTATGAATccattatttgtttttcaaatgaagATATGTTTCCAGTATGTCAGTAAATCTGGAACTAAAAGCTTTAGTTGGCGATCGCTAGCAAATTAGGACTTTGCTGGCATTTCCGCTAGCCGGGTCAGCATTGTCCTATTAGAACCAACGCTGAGGGCAGCGTGTCAGTGATTCCAGGCCTCCAGACCTCACCCCCTCTCCCGGCCTCCTCAGTTGTGTCCCAGCCTCCAGATCTCAGCCTCCACGTCCCTCAGACTGCCACGCCTGTGACTCTTGTAGATCCTGTGGACTACCTCTTTAAGTCACCATCGCAGAAGGGTTCTCCAATACCTCAGCAATCACAGGACACTCAGCTATATTGAACTTGCGTGATGGAAGGCCCGCGGGCCGGCAGGAACAGCATGAGAATTGAGATATATATTTTGGAGATAATTTTGTGTGCCTGTTCCTCGCTAGCAGCGGGTCCATTTTAAAagacatgtgtttttttattaattattattattattattattattattattattattattatttctaatttcagCCTTTTAAGGTTTCTGATAATCATTTATATTTCTTTGTATGGTAGAGTATGTTTTTTTTGGATTTATGACCTGTTAAATTGTCGGTCATTTGTACCTCTTATCTATGGAAATGGTAgtgattagtatttttttttttttcaataaagctGTAAGTTATGCATCAGTCACTTGCTGGTttttgttttggtgtcagttCTGGGGTCTCAGTTGCATGTCATGGTTGTGGATgcctttattttctttataaatgtacacacacacgcacacacacagatacagtcaTATTACTTTAATCAGATGTCCTTTTCGATATCTGTAAAGTTCATAGCATTTCAGAAAGTTTACATTCCTGTTTTCTTTTTGGACCCGATTTTCAAACCCAGGAGAATCAGAGAATAGCCGAGTCACCTTTTGGAAGTCggcttttatttattctttataaaGGAAACTACCGAAACCATTAGTGCCACTTACGATTTATCTCAAATCTTAAAAGACAAGAATTCCATCCATAAAGAAAAAGGTCTAGCTTCTTAGTTAGCTGTTTACTGCCTTGTATACATAATCCCTATCTTGTCTCCTGAACATTGCTTAGACATTTTTAGCTAGTTCGTTAAAGTGCTTTTAGCCCTTAGAAGCCCTAATGGTTGAAAACCTCCCTGTGTGCCAGTAAGCTAGTGTATATACCACAATAACTGCATAATAAACAGAGCTGTGGCTCTCCCCAGTCACAGAGCGAATGGTTCTGCTGGGATGGGCAGGAGCAGTCACAGAGCGAATGGTTCTGCTGGGATGGGCAGGAGCAGTCACAGGGAGAATGGTTCTGCTGGGATGGGCAGGAGCAGTCACAGAGCGAATGGTTCTGCTGGGATGGGCAGGACCAGTCACAGGGAGAATGGTTCTGCTGGGATGGGCAGGACCAGTCACAGTCACCTGACTGCAGGTCTGAGGATCAGGTCCATAACTAACTGAGCTGAAATTCCAGCTTGCAACCCAGTTAGCTGTTTAACATGTTTAAGTTAGTCCATTTACACAttcacaaaattattttattcacTCCTCAGTCTAGCTAACAGACATATAACACACAACCTTAATGGGTTTGAGGGGCACAGGTGTTGTACAGGAGAGGTCTAGTCTCAGAAGAATGGCAGAAGAAAGCCACTTCACCTCTCCTGACTTTGCAATACAAGGTAAGGGCAAGCACTGGCTGTGAGGTGCAGAAGGATGCTTTACTGTTATCatggcccttataaaagtttaccaaagtaAATTTGCAGTTTTACTTTTCCCATAGTCCGTAGTTTTCCATGATGTACCAaggatttttaatatgctttaccagatctctctgtgcttcacaatgcttacctatgcttcattgcttcatcatgctttcactgtgcttttactatgggaaacttccataagggggaagggggaggggggctgaGAGATCCAAGCTGTTTTAAACAGGGGTGCAGCTAGAGTTTAAACTGAGAAGCAGAAGGAAACTACCAACAGAGGATAAGCTATATATTCCCAAGGAGTCAATCAAAGCAAGttgacagagaaagagaaaatGAACTTCGGAATTGGAACAACCCCATGGAACGTGCTTGAGCTTTGATTTCAGCTGATtctagaacccccccccccccattacattATAAACAATTCCTCCCACCAGGTCAGAACCTCTCAACTCTGCGAGTTCTGCATGCCAGACCCTGCTCCAGCCAGGATCTCTCAGCCTGCAAGCCAGCGGGCGCTGTCCCCTAGCGGTCAGGCCTATGAGTCACGCGTTGATGGCGTTGGCGACATCGGTGAAGACCAGTCGGCTGGGTCTTTGCAAGGTCGCCTGGCTGGGCATCAGGatctggagagggagagagaggggtaaGTCTGGGGCAAGGGTCTTCCATGCCCATGCTCAAGATTCCTGTTCCTGCAGCTTCTCCAATAATCTGCCCTCTTTCTGCTCTATCTGTCAGCTCTATTGTGTCGAATATTAGGCTGCGATACAGTACATCTTTCATGCTCTGTGCTTTAAAACTGTGTGCAGTGCACTGTATATAAGGCTGCTATACCGTATGCCCCACACTCATTGTAAAGCTCTCCGACCAGTCCAGAGTCTTCAATGTGTCTCTAGTataagctgctgctgctgctgtgtacTCCATTCACATTCAGTGGATTTCTGCTCCAACACTGTCTCTGATACAAGCCTGTATCCCACTATATCACACTAGAGTGAATGTGTACaggttactactactactactactactaataataataacatttgccaGAATGGTTCAGGATAAGTCTGGGTTGGGTGCCTACAGGGTTAGATTTCAGTTCTAAGGTtagaaggggaggggggagaggtgtGATCCTAATTGAAGTCACTGGGTTTGGGAAGGAGGGGGTGACCCGCTAGGCATCATACCTTCTGTGGCTGCCACGTCTTCTCAAATCAAAAGGCTTTTTGTGTCAAATGAAATGCTTCCCATAAAAAAGGTAACAATAAAGACAGTATTGGTGTTTGAAATGAACAGATCTGTTTACATGCATGCAGTgcccctgttcacaaagctttaacatggTTTATTTGTGTGCTTTTGTTAGGTCTGTTTGACTGATATTAATGAAACACTTATTATGATTGAACTAATTCAGCCCCAAATCATATTGAATCCATCAGATTAACAAATTAGTGACAAATCACTGCCCTGTGTTCAAGTTTCTTATTAAGAGAAGCATCTGTATCTTGCAGGGTGTGTATGTTACCCCTATTCAGATAGGATTACATTAAGAAGCTAGTGTACATGTTGTACATTGATTGCTGCCCTTGTGTATATTAGTGTGTTCATTGCACATTATAATATAGATCTTTACTGAAACAAAGAACATTCAAGTTACACTGAAGCTTTGAACTGACTTTATAATAAAGTACCAGTTACATGTACCCCTCTCCCCTGCTGTATCTTGCCGTGtgtgccccctctctctcctcacccctggctgtgtgtgtgtgtgtccctgtcccctgcactgtgctgtgtgtccctccctctcccctgctGTACCTTGCTGTGtgtgccccctctctctcctcacccctggctgtgtgtgtgtgtgtccctgtcccctgcactgtgctgtgtgtccctcccaCTCCCCTGCTGTACCTTGCTGTGCGGGGCTGGCACGGCTCCCTCTCTCCCGTGCTCCAGCAGCTCCTGCTCCAGCTCACCCTGCTCCTCCGCAGGGTCGAAGTTGTACATGGGCATCAGCTGGTGGCGCAGCTTCTCCAGCCTGCATACAGGGAGGGAGTTTCACAACTTGGTAACTTGTTTTGAGTAAATGTTTCTTAGTAATATAACATGTTTTTCTGCCTATATACATTAAAGGGCTGGCTCACCTATTTCGCTTCCTGATGTACAAAACCTAAGTATTAAGAAAAAAGACCATCAGTGTCATAGTACTTAAAACATTAAACAGCTAATTTGGATTATTGATGAAACCAAATACACACGCATggatgcaaaaataatgtgtatattCTTAGTGTTAGGTGTAGCGAGGAACAGATTTAGAGTGAGTTGTGGGCtatgttacagtatagaggggtacagattgagggagagttgggggctctgttacagtatagaggggtacagattgagggagagttggggcctctgttacagcacagaggggtacagattgagggagagtcgggggcctctgttacagcacagaggggtacagattgagggagagttgggggctctgttacagtatagaggggtacagattgagggagagttgggggctctgttacagtatagaggggtacagattgagggagagttgggggctctgttacagtatagaggggtacagattgagggagaatTAAAGGGATCTGTCACATTGAGGTATAGATGGGTACAGAATGATGGCTCACCATTGCCACTGCCAAGCCAATGACGGTTATGATGCCAAAGGGAAGAAGCACCATGCCCATTCCAGAGGAGCTGCCAGCCACCTCCGGCAGCTTGGTGGAATTAAAACTGGTCTCATTGGTTGCGAGGGTAACAGGGGGGGTTCTTGTGCTGCTGTTGTCCCGCCCCTCTCCCGCCACCGTGGAGCTGAGGAAATAAACCGCCGTGGTGGGGTTCGAGAAGTTGGCTTCTCCCGTTGTCAAAGACATGTCTTTCTCGGGCAATTTCCCTTTATTTGGATTTGGatttaaatacatatacatacatgccACGTATCTACATAAGAAACTGTTTTTAACCCTGTTTGTTAAGCTGACTTCTGCAGATAGCTTGAAGCATTGTTATATCACCAGGCACCCAAGGTCCACCAGGAAATCGATCTGATCTGAAAGAATAAGAGGGAGAAAAGAGGTGTCAATGAAAGTGaggttcagtcaggaaactcatgcctTAGATTATTATTAAAGCTGAGACTAGACAACGCTACtgttctttggcctttggcctcacctttcgaggtacccctgcccataaattaacttgcagataagtggagcggctgactgtagggaagccatgggcagggcggcaggatagctgccctcccctttagaccaaaaagcaggtggaggctggtgAGCAGGAGGCGACTTCTGGAGGACAGCgggggacgtaatggattgaggaaagatataaatcctttccttgctgaTCGTTGAGTTTATCGAGGGATGAATCAGACACTAGCTATTCAACTgatgatctggtattggaagcgcctAAAATCTGCTTGATGTTGACGTGATTTGATCTGAGGTTAAAGTGAGTTTCCTGCCAGGACCACTGCTTTGCTTTGTTTCTACAGTAATCGACAGCTAACAGAAAGCATTTGCCTGAGTGACTGAGTGTCTGCCTGTACACAAGATGAGGcagatgtgaaaaaaataataagtgaTGAATTAATGCTAGGTTGAAGGTTCAATGTGCATATTAATCAGACACAagtataataataaatcatatgcCAAGTACGTCAAAATAACGCTCGTAGgcaataggagccttatttccacccctgtttaACAGAAATTGTGAAAGACagcaaatgaaaaaagaacactgaggggaaaaaatggttttaaagaaGAGACACACATTTGAGAACACCTGCGTCCCATGGGGCTGTGGTTACAGAGCCATTCGAATTGCCTCTGCTtggtaaagtgtgtgtgtgtttgggggtgtgagatgggggggggggggggggttgcctgCAGTTGAGGGAAGGGTAACTGTAAGGTGGTTAGGAGGAAACTGCCAGCTTCCTTCCCACCAGGCCCTGCTCTTCTCAGGAGCCCCTAACGGCTCACATCGGGCAAACCGCTGCTCAGCCTtagccctgcacacacacacacacacacatctctggGCTCTCCTAGAGCACAGGATTTATTTAGAGAAGCCACTAACCACTGGGGACTGGGGTGTGTTGAGTTTCCCAAGGAGCTGAACTGCAGGAGTGATGCAGGAGACCTGGGGACCTTTAGGGGTGAAATGCTACTTTTCAGCTTCTGGTcgtttgtgttgagtttgtgtaCAGACCAGCCCAGCTGTATTGTAATAGTACACAGTCAAGACTTTGTACAGAGAGTGGGAGACACTTCTTTTCATGGAGTGGAGAGGACATGGGTTACCTAatcatgttgtttaaaatgaatcCTTGTCTAACTTGTAAGATCAACCAACTACTAGGAACTGGCCAAAAGGCCCCCTCTcgttctaaaatgtttttatgaaactcagagtaaaaccaggaatggatcaaaactgctatgcaataggagtcttatttccagccatGTAACAGGTATTATTGCAATTATATATTGGAAATAAATTTTGTATATTTCTTTGAGCAAGCGTGTATCTATACAGTTTTCTATAGATAGCTCATATATATTGTTGCCTAGTGATGCGCACTGTTTACAGTACAATCACTTctgtcagagacagacaggatgTGGGTAGCATGCGTCAGACAGAACACAGCCGCATCACGCGAATACCCGTGAAGAAGGGCGTCAGTACTGAGAAATGTGCAAGCTCTGTGGTGCCGTTCAGCACGCCatccctgcacagagacacagcacagcaatgcaCATGAATGGTGGTGCTGTCTGGTTGGGCGATGGCACTGCAAGGCAGCCAGTAGGTCAGGACTCCCTTGAAGAAGAGATTGaagcactatttatttatttgaatgcatATTGTACAGTGCTGCCCCAGAGTATTTCACCCTCTCATTTTTTCCTTAATGTAGTTGTGTTATAACAAAATATTTGCTAGTGTAGGTTTACAAAGATGTCTACAGGTTGCTGTCAGTTTCCAGCCCAAACTTCCTTGAAGGTATTAGATATGATACTCATCGGGTACGTCACGTATCCCTTTGAAATCAGAAGGACAGCCGCCACCAACCAAAGACCTGCGTGTTACCAACCAATGGTAGGGctgcagatatctcccaaccaaTCAGACGTGTCTGGATTCAGAACAcaaacagagaaaaacaaaacaaggcacTCATGGATTTGCCCAATACCGACTCCTTACCAAACCAACAGGGCGTTCATGCCTAGTTAGAAAGCGGCACGCTGTTTCCACCAATCAGGACAAAGCCTACTGTAGGCTACCCAGTCAGAAAGCTGCATAGACcgacacagccaatcaaagcttCGTATTGCGCATACACCTAGTCAAGGCCCTTTCTTGCATGTTCTGCAGTGCAAACAAAACGTAACCATTGCAGTTATTAAACAAGAAAACCCACCTGGAGTCCCGGGGGTGTCCTAGGAGGGTGAGTCTGGATCCTGAGATGGACAGACGGCTGACTCCTCTCAATCCCACCCCCCTTCCCTGCCTGCTTCCTCACTCCTCGGTGCGCCAAACAGAGGAACAGCAAGGCAAAGAGCCAGGGAGTTTAGGCCATCCCAGCCAGAAAAAGCCTCTTGTTCTACTGCAGCAGAGAGGCCCTCTTCCTTCTCATTCCCCCTCTTAAAAACAGGAGGCCGAAGAGCAGCAGCAGTGGCAGCAGGCTCTGAGGATGCTGCAACCGGAGCTCTGAGCTGCTGGTGCAGACAACCTCCTACCCCTCGCGCTGCCATTGGATGCCGGCCGGCTGATCCAATGGCCTATTGGCCCCTGCAGCTGCCAGTCAGTCTCTCCCGggatgtagagagggagtttaATGGCTTACAGCAGTAGATGCTCCTAAGCTCTGGCTTTTGTTTGCATCCGGGTGCCTGctactgttgctgctgctgctgctgggagcttAACCCTGTGAGTCCTGGAGTGGGGGAGGGACATGAGAGGAAAGACAGACCTGTTACTGTAGCTGGCTGTTCTGGCTCTGATCAGGTTAGAGTCCTTTTCACTGCGCAAGAGATGTTTGCCCCAGATAATGTAATTGGAGCGTATGCAGAGCAagaaggtcccgggttcaaaagCTCTCCAATCCGCTGTGTGAGACTTCTGGGGGTCAAGCAGTTTGGCCTCCTGTCTGCTTCAGCGCCTCCCCAGCTTCTAAACATCTGGCTCGGCTTCCTGCCCCCATTCTGCTTCATCTGTCTGCCTCGGTTTAACTGTCACATATTTCTTTGATCTGACGAGCTGGGTGGCGCAGCAAACACCGGCTGAGGAGACTGGCTTTCCCCCTCTTGGATCGGGTTCAAATCCGATTCATCGGTGCGGGGGCTAGCAAACCAATTCTTCGCTTGGTAATCCCTTTCACAACAGGCACCTCAATCACAAGTTAGCTTACTATTGCAGAGCCTATTCCTGCCGTCGCCACTATTCGATCTGCGTGCACTTGCACTTTAAAGTGCATTCATAtactagtgtgtgtgtgcggaAGCACTGAATAACAGGGGAAAGGTTAGATCAATTGGTCAAGTCCTgtgagtgaagtatccattagGGTTACACTGATACTGCCAAAGCACCTGCACAAAACGTTCCCTTGGTTTACCatggtgtttaaaatgcattaacaTCCAATATCACTACTTTAGAAATACGAATACAATTCAGTGACGACTTTCATGTGACTTTATTCCTTCTCTCACGCCAGTACCTAGAGATATACAGCATGACCCATTCACACTTATACAAGTGGAAGGACTGAGACATGCAAAACCAAAAAGGTTATCACTGAATTCAaaaggtttcttttagtatttctaaatgtacgcCTATTGGGTGGTTTATAGTTCTGGACGCCGCGACTGCGTGCGCATGTCTTTAAACGGCCTGGC encodes:
- the LOC117963476 gene encoding uncharacterized protein C3orf18 homolog isoform X1 — translated: MYMYLNPNPNKGKLPEKDMSLTTGEANFSNPTTAVYFLSSTVAGEGRDNSSTRTPPVTLATNETSFNSTKLPEVAGSSSGMGMVLLPFGIITVIGLAVAMVLYIRKRNRLEKLRHQLMPMYNFDPAEEQGELEQELLEHGREGAVPAPHSKILMPSQATLQRPSRLVFTDVANAINA
- the LOC117963476 gene encoding uncharacterized protein C3orf18 homolog isoform X2 — encoded protein: MYMYLNPNPNKGKLPEKDMSLTTGEANFSNPTTAVYFLSSTVAGEGRDNSSTRTPPVTLATNETSFNSTKLPEVAGSSSGMGMVLLPFGIITVIGLAVAMVLYIRKRNRLEKLRHQLMPMYNFDPAEEQGELEQELLEHGREGAVPAPHSKHFI